From one Butyricimonas faecihominis genomic stretch:
- a CDS encoding chromate transporter, with product MSELDLYISLFITFFKIGLFGFGGGYAMLSLIQHDVVETHNWISVADFTDIVAISQSTPGPIAFNTATYIGYTATGSIWGSAICTIAVSLPSLIIMITISKFFFMFRDNKYVEMAMQGLKITVLGLIGAAALLLMNKQNFVDYKSYIIFAIAFIATFKFKMDPILMIIAAGVAGYILY from the coding sequence ATGTCAGAACTTGATCTCTATATCAGCCTCTTCATCACCTTCTTCAAAATCGGTCTATTCGGTTTCGGGGGCGGTTACGCCATGCTCTCGTTGATACAACATGACGTCGTGGAAACCCACAACTGGATCAGCGTGGCCGACTTCACGGACATCGTGGCCATTTCGCAAAGCACGCCCGGCCCCATCGCCTTCAACACCGCCACCTACATCGGCTACACGGCAACAGGTAGCATCTGGGGATCAGCCATCTGCACAATAGCCGTCAGTCTTCCCTCCCTGATCATCATGATCACGATCTCCAAGTTCTTTTTCATGTTCCGGGACAACAAATACGTGGAAATGGCCATGCAAGGTTTAAAAATCACTGTTTTAGGACTTATCGGGGCAGCAGCGTTGTTATTGATGAACAAACAAAACTTCGTGGACTACAAAAGCTATATAATCTTCGCCATAGCCTTCATCGCCACCTTCAAATTCAAAATGGACCCGATACTCATGATCATAGCGGCAGGAGTGGCCGGGTACATTCTTTATTAG
- a CDS encoding chromate transporter, translated as MASYWQIFISFFKIGSFTLGGGYAMIPLIQQEVVDKKGWLKESEFVEMMAIAQSAPGPIALNTAIFVGYKARGIKGVIFSSLGTILPSFIVILLIAIIFTDFKNNPGVERVFKGIRPAVVALIAAPLYKMGKSAGVTRKTIIFPVVAALLVWLLNLSPIYIIIAAILGGLLYGKITHKL; from the coding sequence ATGGCTTCATACTGGCAAATATTTATCTCGTTTTTCAAGATCGGTTCTTTCACGCTAGGAGGTGGTTACGCGATGATACCACTCATCCAACAAGAAGTCGTGGATAAAAAAGGTTGGCTAAAAGAGAGCGAATTCGTGGAGATGATGGCAATAGCCCAATCCGCCCCCGGACCGATTGCACTGAACACGGCCATTTTCGTGGGTTACAAGGCACGAGGAATTAAAGGGGTCATTTTTTCCAGCCTCGGAACCATCCTCCCCTCTTTCATCGTAATCCTGTTAATCGCCATCATTTTCACGGATTTCAAAAACAACCCCGGAGTAGAACGAGTATTCAAAGGCATCCGCCCGGCAGTCGTGGCCCTCATCGCCGCTCCTTTATACAAAATGGGTAAATCAGCAGGTGTTACCCGTAAAACCATCATTTTCCCGGTCGTTGCCGCCCTCCTCGTCTGGTTACTCAACCTCTCGCCCATATATATCATCATCGCCGCCATCCTAGGTGGCTTGCTCTACGGCAAGATCACCCACAAACTCTAA